GAGCCAAGGAGCCACCTTTGGTGCGACCTGCACCGGATTTGGCGCGAAGCATCTGCAGGACATGGCAGACCGGAGCGACCGGGTTGATCTGATCTACCACGGGCTTGATCTGTCACGGTTCCCCTCGCCCCCGCAGCGTAAATGGCGCGCACCGGGCGATCCGTTGCACCTGATGTCAGTGGGCCGGCTGGTCGAAAAGAAAGGCTTTGATCGGCTGATCGGTGCGCTGGCGCTTTTGCCCGGCGGACTGGACTGGCATTGGACCCATATTGGCGGTGGCGACATGCGGGATTTGTTGCAGGGTATCGCCGAGGACGTCGGAGTAGCGGACCGCATCACTTGGCGCGGAGCCTGCGATCAACCCGAGGTGATCGCCGCCATGCGCGCCTGCGATCTGTTCGTCCTGCCCAGTCGTATTGCACGTGATGGTGATCGGGACGGTTTGCCTAATGTGCTGATGGAAGCCGCCTCCCAACGTCTGCCGATCCTGTCCACGGCGGTGTCGGCTATCCCGGAGTTCATCGAAAGCGGCACCCATGGCCTGCTCAGCGAGGACACGCCTGAAGCCTTGGCTGAAGCCATTCTGACCCTCAGTCGAAATCCCGAACAGGCGGCTCGTATGGCGGAGGCTGCATTGGGTCGGTTGCGCAGCGATTTCGGAATGGATCCCGGCATCGCGCGCCTGTCGGAACGGCTGCACCAAATGATGCGTAACACATGACGCCCGGCCAAGGCCGAACTATAGCATTTTACGCGCCGATGAAATCGCCGCGCCATCCGGTACCCTCAGGTGACCGTGAAATGGCGCGAAACCTTATGGGTTTGCTTTCTGGCTCCGGTGCGTTGGTCACATTGGCCAGCGAACTGCGGATCTTCGACAAATCAGGCGATGCAGAGCGTCAGGCAATTCTTCGCGCCAAGGCAGCGCAGGAAATCGATCGTATCTGCGCCGGAGTCGCAGCGACCCCGAAAGCGGAGCGACCGGACCTCTGGCTGACCTACCACAACTATTACAAAGCGCCGGATTTGATCGGACCAACCGTCGCCAGTCGGTTTGCTATCCCCTATGTGCAGGTGGAGTCGACACGAGCCAAGAAACGCCTTTCGGGCCCTTGGTCCCGATTTGCACAAGCGGCCCATGACGCGGCGGACGCAGCCTCTGTCATTTTCTATCTGACAGAGCAGGACCACGAGACATTGTTGCGGGATAGGTATCGCGATCAGCACTTGGTTCACCTGCCGCCGTTTCTGCCGGATCACCGGTTGCCGGAGCCAAGTGATCGTTCCGGCCCCATGCTGTGTGTCGGTATGATGAGGGAAGGTGACAAACTCACATCTTACCGCCTTCTTGCCGACGCGCTGGCTCAGGTTTCGCAACCCTGGCAACTGGATATCGTCGGTGACGGCCCCGCCCGACCTGAGGTGGAGCAGGTGATGTCCCGCTTCGGCAGTACAGTTCGCTTTCTGGGAATGCTGGACCGGGAGGCCTTGGGCGTGATCTACAGGCAGGCCTCTGTCTTTGTCTGGCCAGGCGTCAACGAGGCATTCGGGATGGTCTATCTGGAGGCCCAATCCCACGGGATACCCGTCCTGGCACAAGACCGCCCGGGCCTGCGTGACGTGGTCACCAGCTGGGAGTTCCCAGCTCTCACACCGTCACCGAGCAACGGGCCCGAAGGGTATGCACAAGCACTAACACAGGTGCTTGATGATCCCGCCCTGTGCGACCGACAGGCGAAGCATGTTCGCAGCCGGGTCGCAGACCGGCACCTCGCACCGGTGGCCGCACAGCGTTTGTGGTCAACCCTTTTACCCCTGCTGGAGATTCCATAATGATCAGGCTTGCTCTCTTGCGCCACGGCCACACCGATTGGAATCGCGCCGGCCGTATACAGGGGCGCAGTGACATCCCGCTGGACGACACTGCGCGCGCCGAACTCGCCGCGCAGACCCTACCCGCACCTTGGGATCAGGCGTCACTCTGGTCCAGTCCTCTGAAACGCGCAGCTGAAACTGCGGAGCTGGTCGCCGGGCGCGCCCCAAAAACCAGCCCGGCCCTGATTGAAATGAACTGGGGCGATTGGGAAGGGCAGCACGGCAAAGAGCTCAAGTCCGATCCAGCCAACGGGTTTCGCGATATTGAGAACTGGGGGTGGCACTACCGACCACCCAGTGGTGAAACCCCGCAAGAGGTCTGGGAGCGGATCGCCCCTTGGCTTGCGCATCTGACGGAGGACACGGTGGCAGTCTGCCATATTGGCATCATG
The nucleotide sequence above comes from Phaeobacter inhibens DSM 16374. Encoded proteins:
- a CDS encoding glycosyltransferase family 4 protein, with amino-acid sequence MTTGPSEPSRPPLAVVVKGWPRLSETFIAQELVALEAAGHQFEIWSLRHPTDVKRHPLHEKLTAAVHYLPEYLHQEPDRVWAARDQAQAMPGYQTAYRIWREDLRRDPTRNRIRRFGQACVLAAEMPDAVLGLYAHFLHTPSSVARYAAIMRGLPWSFSAHAKDIWTSPDWELREKLAAKSQGATFGATCTGFGAKHLQDMADRSDRVDLIYHGLDLSRFPSPPQRKWRAPGDPLHLMSVGRLVEKKGFDRLIGALALLPGGLDWHWTHIGGGDMRDLLQGIAEDVGVADRITWRGACDQPEVIAAMRACDLFVLPSRIARDGDRDGLPNVLMEAASQRLPILSTAVSAIPEFIESGTHGLLSEDTPEALAEAILTLSRNPEQAARMAEAALGRLRSDFGMDPGIARLSERLHQMMRNT
- a CDS encoding glycosyltransferase family 4 protein, which encodes MARNLMGLLSGSGALVTLASELRIFDKSGDAERQAILRAKAAQEIDRICAGVAATPKAERPDLWLTYHNYYKAPDLIGPTVASRFAIPYVQVESTRAKKRLSGPWSRFAQAAHDAADAASVIFYLTEQDHETLLRDRYRDQHLVHLPPFLPDHRLPEPSDRSGPMLCVGMMREGDKLTSYRLLADALAQVSQPWQLDIVGDGPARPEVEQVMSRFGSTVRFLGMLDREALGVIYRQASVFVWPGVNEAFGMVYLEAQSHGIPVLAQDRPGLRDVVTSWEFPALTPSPSNGPEGYAQALTQVLDDPALCDRQAKHVRSRVADRHLAPVAAQRLWSTLLPLLEIP
- a CDS encoding histidine phosphatase family protein yields the protein MIRLALLRHGHTDWNRAGRIQGRSDIPLDDTARAELAAQTLPAPWDQASLWSSPLKRAAETAELVAGRAPKTSPALIEMNWGDWEGQHGKELKSDPANGFRDIENWGWHYRPPSGETPQEVWERIAPWLAHLTEDTVAVCHIGIMRMILARAHGWNFDGPAPFQIKRNRLFVVEIDGNGTLTPIAEPVRLSKRNTK